AATCAACAAAATAGCCCAAAGATATGGTTTGATCGTTATAGAAGATGGGGCACAAAGTTTCGGTGCTGAGTACAAAGGAAAAAAGAGCTGCAATCTCTCGCACATAGGATGTACCAGTTTTTTTCCTTCCAAGCCTTTGGGATGCTATGGAGATGGAGGCGCTGTTTTTACAAATGATGAAAGAATCGCCAAGAAAATAGATATCTTAAAAAATCATGGCCAAACAAAGCGATACGAACATGAGCTCATAGGTCTCAATGCCAGACTCGATGCAATTCAAGCGGCAATTCTTCGTATCAAACTCAAACATTTCCCTCAAGAAATCGAAGATAGAATCACAATTGCCACCAGATACACGAAAGCTTTACAAGAATACGTCGTCACACCATTGGTCAAAGCGGATAGAACAAGTGTGTATGCCCAGTACTCCATCCAGGTGCAAAACAGAGATGAGGTTTGTAAAAAACTCAATGAAAAAGGGATTCCGACAGCCATCCACTACCCCAAACCGCTACATTTGCAAAAAGCTTTTTCCAATCTTGGCTACAAACTCGGAGATTTTCCCGTCGCGGAAAAGGTGAGTCAACATATTATGAGTTTGCCTATGAGCCCTTTTCTGCAAAAAGAGCAACAAGACTATATTATCGATTCTCTCATTGAAATTGTAAAGGAAGCTCGATGAATTTAGCGATTGTTGGACTTGGATCCATGGGAAAAAATCACTATAGAGTTCTCAAACGCATGGATAATGTCACTGTTACTGCGCTGTGCGATATTCAAAAAAATGAAGATTTTTACGAACCTTTTTACACTGATTTGGATACAATGCTCAAAAACGAACCTATCGATGCGCTTATCATTGCAGTGCCCACTTTTTTACACAAAGAGATAGCTCTCAAAGCCATTGAATACGGCAAAGATGTTTTTATAGAAAAACCTGCTGCATCGACTATCGAAGATGCATATGAAATTTTACACGCTGCTAATCAAAAAGGCGTCAAAAGCTGCGTTGGGCATGTGGAGCGATTTAATCCGGCAATTACGCACCTCAAAAATGAACTCAAAAACAAAATTATCTATACTATAGAGATCACGAGGATTGGTCCGTTTCCTCCCCGCATCAGCGATGTTGGAGTTTTAACAGATCTTGCCGTACACGATATCGACCTCATTCGGTTCA
This region of Nitratiruptor sp. YY08-10 genomic DNA includes:
- a CDS encoding Gfo/Idh/MocA family protein codes for the protein MNLAIVGLGSMGKNHYRVLKRMDNVTVTALCDIQKNEDFYEPFYTDLDTMLKNEPIDALIIAVPTFLHKEIALKAIEYGKDVFIEKPAASTIEDAYEILHAANQKGVKSCVGHVERFNPAITHLKNELKNKIIYTIEITRIGPFPPRISDVGVLTDLAVHDIDLIRFITGKDILQTSIYKSRKIHNHHEDNAVLSLLLEDEIVANITTNWLTPFKRRKVEVACKEVYYEADLIGQTLHAYSDFQTDNSYRTRDIHIKKDEPLYKELEAFIHYLQSGDRGNLASIEDSIETLRITQAK
- a CDS encoding DegT/DnrJ/EryC1/StrS aminotransferase family protein, producing the protein MKIDFIDLKTQYKQYQNEIDQAVLSVMASAQFIGGPEVSSLEKELAQYSGSAHAIGCSSGTDALLLALMAIDVKPGDEVITTPFTFIATAEVIAFLGAIPVFVDIDEKTYNIDPTKIEEKITSKTKAIIPVSLYGQPADMDEINKIAQRYGLIVIEDGAQSFGAEYKGKKSCNLSHIGCTSFFPSKPLGCYGDGGAVFTNDERIAKKIDILKNHGQTKRYEHELIGLNARLDAIQAAILRIKLKHFPQEIEDRITIATRYTKALQEYVVTPLVKADRTSVYAQYSIQVQNRDEVCKKLNEKGIPTAIHYPKPLHLQKAFSNLGYKLGDFPVAEKVSQHIMSLPMSPFLQKEQQDYIIDSLIEIVKEAR